CCCGGCGTGGCGCCGATCGTCGCGGCAACGAAAGCCGGGGCTCAGGCCAAATACGATGCTCTGCAGGAACTGATCCCCGACGATGTCGGCGTCGCGCTGCTTTCCAGCTATCTCAGCATCTCCGACCTCTGGCGCTATCCGATCGACGGGCCGTTGCCGGAACTGCCCGAGAGCCAAGGCATGAAAAGCCGGCAGGCGCTGGTCATCGAGCAGGCACGGCGCGACGGTCTGTCGATCCGTGAGCTTGCGCGCTATTTCGCCGGCGCGCGCGGGCATTGGCGCGTCGTCGGCACGGCGGCGCAGATCGCCGATGCGCTGCAAGAGCGGTTCGAAGGCGGAGCGGCCGACGGCTTCAACGTCATGCCGTCCTGGTTTCCGGGCGAATTGGACGCCTTCGCGACAATGGTCGTGCCGGAGCTGCAGCGGCGTGGCCTGTTCCGCAAGGACTATGAGGGCCGCACGCTGCGTGAGCAGCTCGGCCTCAAGCGGCCGATGTGAGGCGATTAGTCCATCTGGCGAGCCGTCCAGTCATCGCCATGGGGCGCGGCTGGCCAAGGACCACCTCAACCGGCCATCGCCTTTTCGGGCGCGGCCGATGCCTCGGCGGAGTGCGACGCCAGCGCTGTCATGATCTCGGCCGCGGCGAGCGCGGCGATCACCGGCGGGCGCTTGTCTTTCACGGCATTGCCGCCGATCGGCGAAATGAGGCGGTCGAACTCTGCCTCACTGCCCTCGGCCGACTTCAGGAACCAGTTCTTGAAGGTCGCCTTCTTGGTCTTCGAGCCGATCATGCCGACATAGGCGGTGTCGTCGCGCTTCAGTGCCTCGGCGACAATCAGGAAATCGAGCGCATGGTCGTGTGTGAGTATGGCGAAGGCCGATCCCGCCGGCGCCTCGCGCACGATGCTTTCGGGCATCGGCGTCAGCCGCGTCTCGACCGTTTCGGGCATGCCCTCCAGCGCATCCGCCCGCGTCTCGACGACGACGGCATGGACGGGCAGGAGCGCGAGCGACGCGGCCAGCGCCTGGCCGACATGGCCGCCGCCGAACACATAGACATGCGGCAGACGCGCCTCCTCGGCCTCGGCCTTGCTGATGAGCTGTTGTTCGAGCGCTGCATCGATTGGCCGGATCAGCACCTCGACCCGCCCGCCGCAGCATTGGCCGATCTCAGGACCTAACGGCACATCGAGTGTGGCGACAACTTTGTCAGCGTCGCGCTGCCCCTCACCCTTACCCTCTCCCCGTAAGAACGGGGAGAGGGAGTCGCCGGCGTTGCGACTAGCCCCCTTCTCCCCGTCACTATACGGGGAGAAGGTGCCGGCAGGCGGATGAGGGGCTGCGCTGACGTCTGCAATTTCCAGGGAACTGCACTTTGATGAGGCAGGTCGACACAACATCTGCCGCGCCTTGTCGATCGCCATGAACTCGAGCTGGCCGCCGCCGATGGTGCCGAAAATCGCCGACGCCGAGACGAGCATGAAGGCACCGGCCTCGCGCGGCGTCGAGCCTTTCGTCGTCGCGACCTCGACCAGCGCGACCCGGCCGGGTTGGCGGAGAAAGTCCTTCAGGCTTTGCACCTTCGCGTTCATCGTCTGCATTTTCGCGTGCTTGGCGCATGATCCTTTCCGAATTCGATGCCGATTTCGGGGTCATGCGCCAGGAAATATAGCGTTTTGTGCCCCGAATTGCACGTTTTGGCCCGTTCAGGCCGGCTTTGCTGCTTCCCGCTTCAGCCTTTCGATGGCCATCAGCACCCGTTCCGGCGTTGCCGGGGCGTCGAGGCGCGGACAGATTTTGTGGTCCGCGACACTCGCCACGGCATCGGAAAGCGCATGCAGCACCGACATGCCGAGCGGGAACGGCGGCTCTCCGACCGCCTTGGAGCGATGCACGGTAGGCTCGTTCGCCTCGGACCAGTCGGCGAGCGTCACGTTGAAGATCTTCGGCCGGTCGGAGGCGAGCGGAATCTTGTAGGTCGACGGCGCATGCGTGCGCAGTCGGCCCTTGTCGTCCCACCAGAGTTCCTCCGTGGTGAGCCAGCCCATGCCTTGGATGAAGCCGCCCTCGATCTGGCCGAGATCGATGGCGCGGTTCAGCGAGCGGCCAGTCTCGTGCACTATGTCGGTGCGCTCGACCACATATTCGCCGGTCAGCATGTCGACCGACACCTCGGAGCAGGAGGCGCCATAGGCGAAGTAGTAGAAGGGTCGGCCCTCGCCTTTGTCGCGATTCCAGTGGATCTTCGGCGTCTTGTAGAAGCCCGCCGCCGAAAGCTGGATACGGGCGATGTAGGCCTGCTTGACGAGGTCGGCGAAGGGTATCTCCTGATTTCCGATGCGCACCCGGTTGGGCAGGAATAGCACCTGGTCGCGCGGCACCTGGTATTTCTCGCAAGCGAAATTGATCAGCCGGTCCTTGATCTGGCGGGCGCCGTTCTGCGCCGCCATGCCGTTGAGGTCGGACCCGGACGATGCCGCGGTCGCCGAGGTGTTCGGCACCTTGCCGGTCGTGGTGGCGGTGATCTTCACCTGGTCGAGATCGATCTGGAACTCCTCGGCCACCACTTGCGCCACCTTGAGGTAGAGGCCCTGCCCCATCTCGGTGCCGCCATGGTTCAGATGCACCGAGCCGTCGGTATAGACATGCACCAGCGCGCCAGCCTGGTTGTAATGGGTGGCGGTGAACGAGATGCCGAACTTGACCGGCGTCAGCGCCAGGCCGCGCTTGACGAAGCGGCTGTTGTTGTTGAAGGCGCTGATCTCGCGCCGGCGCCGCTCATAATTCGAGCTCGCCTCCAACTCGGCGACGATGCGTTGGATGATGTTGTCCTCGACCGTCTGGTGGTAGGGCGTGATGTTCCTGTCGGACGTGCCGTAGAAATTCTTCCTGCGGATCTCGAGCGGATCCTTGCCGACGGCGAATGCGACCTCGTCGATGACGCGCTCGGCGCCGACCATGCCTTGCGGTCCGCCGAAACCGCGGAAGGCGGTGTTCGACACGGTGTTGGTGTAGAACGGCGCCGACTGCGCGTGCACGGTCGGCCAGAAATAGGTGTTGTCGCAATGGAACAGCGCGCGATCGGTGACCGGACCGGAGAGGTCCGAGGAAAAGCCGCAGCGCGCCGCGAACAAGAAGTCGACGCCGAGGATATTGCCGTCGTCGTCAAACCCGACCTCGTAGTCGATGAGGAAGTCGTGGCGCTTGCCGGTGGCGGTCATGTCGTCGTCCCGGTCGGGCCGAATCTTGACGGCGCGGTGGTGCCGCTTGGCGGCAATCGCCGCGAGCGCGGCGAACTGGTTGCCCTGCGTTTCCTTGCCGCCGAAGCCGCCGCCCATGCGGCGGATTTCCACCGTGACGGAATGGCTGGGCACGCCGAGCGCATGGCTCACCATATGTTGGACTTCGCTCGGATGCTGGGTCGAGGAATAGATGGCGACATCCTCGTCCTCGCCGGGAATGGCCATGGCAATATGGCCTTCCAGGTAAAAATGCTCCTGGCCGCCGACCCGCATCTTTCCCTTGAGCCTGCGGGGTGCCGCCTTGATCGCCGCCGCCGCATCGCCGCGCCTTAGCGTCAGCGGCGGGGTGACGAGCTTATCCTTCCTCGGGTCGAGTTCGCCGATGTCGGTGACGAAAGGCAGTTGCTCGTGTTCGACCTTGGCCAGCCTGGTGGCGCGCCGCGCCTCCTCGCGCGTCCCGGCGATGACGCAGAAGATCGGCTGCCCATAGAACTCAACCTTGCCGTCCGCCAGCACCGGCTCGTCGTGTCGGCCGGTCGGCGAAATGTCGTTCTCGCCGGGAATATCCTTTGCCGTCAGCACGTCCACGACGCCCGGCGCAGCGCGCACCGCCGACAGGTCCATCTTGGTGATGGTGGCATGCGTTGCCGTGGACAGGCCGAGGCAGCCATGCAGCGTGCCCGCCGGTTCCGGCATGTCGTCGATATAGACCGCCGTGCCGCTGACATGCTTGTGCGCGGAATCGTGGCGCTGGTCGCTGGCAACGCCGCCCTTGATCTTCTGTGCCTTGAGGTTGGGGACGTGCTTGGTCATCAGGCGGCCTCGTACCGTGAGACCTGGAACGGCGCCCTGGTTCCGGTGGTCTCGACAAAGAAGCGCAGGAGAAGGTTCTTCGCCGCCAGCGCCCGATATTCGGCGGTCGCGCGCATGTCGGTCAGCGGCGTGAAGTCGCCGGCGTATTCGGCCATCGCAGCCTCCACCGTCGCCTCGTTCCAGGCTTTTCCGATCAACGCCTTTTCGACCGCAGCCGCGCGCTTCGGCGTCGGCGCCATGCCGCCATAGGCGATGCGGATATCCGCCACCGTGCCGTCCCTGGCGAGCGTCAGATAGAAAGCGCCGAGCGTCGCGGTGATGTCCTCGTCGCGGCGCTTGGTGACCTTGTAGACGGCAAATCTCGTTCCCTTTGCCGGCACGGGCACATGCACGGCCTCGACGAATTCACCGGGCTGGCGGTCCTGCTTGCCATAGGCGACGAAGAAGGTTTCGAGCGGGATCGTGCGGCGTGCTCCACCCTTGCGCAGCGTCAGTTGCGCGCCTAGCGCGATCAGCGGCGGTGGCGTGTCGCCGATCGGCGAGCCATTGGCGATGTTGCCGCCGACGGTGCCCATGTTGCGCACCTGCTCGCCGCCGATGCGATCGACCAGCGGCCCCAATGCCGGGATGCGCTTCGACAGCGTCTCGAAGGCCTCGGTGTAGGTCACGCCGGCGCCGATGGTGACGATCCCATCGGCCTCCGAGATCGTGCGCAGGCCGTCGAGACCGCCGATGAAGATCGCCGGCGAGATGTCGCGCATATGCTTGGTGACCCACAGACCGACATCGGTCGAGCCGGCAACGATGGTGGCGCCCGGCTCCTTCTCGAGCACGGCGGCGAAATCGTCGACGTTGGCCGGCACGATCAGACGCTGCTTACCTGAACCGACCTCGACCCTGGCGCCGTCGCGCAGCGCTTCCAGCCGCGCGGCAATATCCTCGCGCTCCAGCGCCAGCGGGTCCTTCGCCGCCTTGCCGTAGCTCGATATGGCGCGAGCGGCGCGCATGATCGCCTCGTAGCCGGTGCAGCGGCAGAGATTGCCCTGCAGCGCCTTTTCGATCGCCGCGTCGGAGGGGTTGGGCGTCTTCATCCACAGCGCATAGAGCGACATGATGAAACCCGGCGTGCAGAAGCCGC
The window above is part of the Mesorhizobium sp. WSM4904 genome. Proteins encoded here:
- the xdhC gene encoding xanthine dehydrogenase accessory protein XdhC, producing the protein MNAKVQSLKDFLRQPGRVALVEVATTKGSTPREAGAFMLVSASAIFGTIGGGQLEFMAIDKARQMLCRPASSKCSSLEIADVSAAPHPPAGTFSPYSDGEKGASRNAGDSLSPFLRGEGKGEGQRDADKVVATLDVPLGPEIGQCCGGRVEVLIRPIDAALEQQLISKAEAEEARLPHVYVFGGGHVGQALAASLALLPVHAVVVETRADALEGMPETVETRLTPMPESIVREAPAGSAFAILTHDHALDFLIVAEALKRDDTAYVGMIGSKTKKATFKNWFLKSAEGSEAEFDRLISPIGGNAVKDKRPPVIAALAAAEIMTALASHSAEASAAPEKAMAG
- the xdhA gene encoding xanthine dehydrogenase small subunit, which produces MAEIKTRNEIRFILNGADVALADIAPDMTLLDWLRLNRSLRGTKEGCAEGDCGACTVLVGKLSAEGLVYESVNACIRFMGSLDGTHVVSIEHLRGDGEKLHPVQQAMVDFHGSQCGFCTPGFIMSLYALWMKTPNPSDAAIEKALQGNLCRCTGYEAIMRAARAISSYGKAAKDPLALEREDIAARLEALRDGARVEVGSGKQRLIVPANVDDFAAVLEKEPGATIVAGSTDVGLWVTKHMRDISPAIFIGGLDGLRTISEADGIVTIGAGVTYTEAFETLSKRIPALGPLVDRIGGEQVRNMGTVGGNIANGSPIGDTPPPLIALGAQLTLRKGGARRTIPLETFFVAYGKQDRQPGEFVEAVHVPVPAKGTRFAVYKVTKRRDEDITATLGAFYLTLARDGTVADIRIAYGGMAPTPKRAAAVEKALIGKAWNEATVEAAMAEYAGDFTPLTDMRATAEYRALAAKNLLLRFFVETTGTRAPFQVSRYEAA
- the xdhB gene encoding xanthine dehydrogenase molybdopterin binding subunit, whose product is MTKHVPNLKAQKIKGGVASDQRHDSAHKHVSGTAVYIDDMPEPAGTLHGCLGLSTATHATITKMDLSAVRAAPGVVDVLTAKDIPGENDISPTGRHDEPVLADGKVEFYGQPIFCVIAGTREEARRATRLAKVEHEQLPFVTDIGELDPRKDKLVTPPLTLRRGDAAAAIKAAPRRLKGKMRVGGQEHFYLEGHIAMAIPGEDEDVAIYSSTQHPSEVQHMVSHALGVPSHSVTVEIRRMGGGFGGKETQGNQFAALAAIAAKRHHRAVKIRPDRDDDMTATGKRHDFLIDYEVGFDDDGNILGVDFLFAARCGFSSDLSGPVTDRALFHCDNTYFWPTVHAQSAPFYTNTVSNTAFRGFGGPQGMVGAERVIDEVAFAVGKDPLEIRRKNFYGTSDRNITPYHQTVEDNIIQRIVAELEASSNYERRRREISAFNNNSRFVKRGLALTPVKFGISFTATHYNQAGALVHVYTDGSVHLNHGGTEMGQGLYLKVAQVVAEEFQIDLDQVKITATTTGKVPNTSATAASSGSDLNGMAAQNGARQIKDRLINFACEKYQVPRDQVLFLPNRVRIGNQEIPFADLVKQAYIARIQLSAAGFYKTPKIHWNRDKGEGRPFYYFAYGASCSEVSVDMLTGEYVVERTDIVHETGRSLNRAIDLGQIEGGFIQGMGWLTTEELWWDDKGRLRTHAPSTYKIPLASDRPKIFNVTLADWSEANEPTVHRSKAVGEPPFPLGMSVLHALSDAVASVADHKICPRLDAPATPERVLMAIERLKREAAKPA